From one Luteipulveratus mongoliensis genomic stretch:
- a CDS encoding epoxide hydrolase family protein → MSSPADDVHAFEAHAPDAELDELRARLAAARLPEPETVSGAAPGPGRWAQGVPLADLVEVVDYWRTTYDWRAFEERLNGIGQFRTTIDGLGIHFLHRRSARADATPLILTHGWPGSVAEFVDVVDELADPKDADAPAFHVVVPSLPGFGFSDKPATTGWGAEKIAAAWVELMARLGYDRFAAHGGDWGGNITTVLAGRYPAHVLGIHSTFAEGPPGLTTDGLTAVERRWTEETRDFYEGPSGAYAKQQATRPQTIGYSLVDSPVGLLAWILDKFAEWSDTEDSPFETISRDRILDDVTLYWLTRTGASAARIYYESHNSLDPELRVDVPAAITMYPRDIEKCPRPWAQERYRQIVRWNEPERGGHFPSLEVPEYFVKDLQEGLAAVLAGSTLP, encoded by the coding sequence ATGTCCAGCCCAGCCGACGACGTACACGCCTTTGAAGCCCACGCACCTGACGCCGAACTCGATGAGCTGCGCGCACGACTGGCCGCAGCGCGGCTACCGGAGCCCGAGACGGTCAGCGGCGCCGCGCCCGGCCCTGGCCGATGGGCGCAGGGCGTGCCTCTCGCCGACCTCGTCGAGGTCGTGGACTACTGGCGCACGACGTACGACTGGCGAGCGTTCGAGGAGCGCCTGAACGGGATCGGTCAGTTCCGTACGACCATTGACGGTCTGGGGATCCACTTCCTGCACCGCCGATCCGCGCGTGCAGATGCCACGCCGCTGATCCTGACGCACGGCTGGCCGGGCAGCGTGGCTGAGTTCGTCGATGTCGTGGACGAGCTGGCGGATCCGAAGGATGCAGACGCGCCGGCGTTCCACGTCGTGGTCCCGTCGCTCCCCGGCTTCGGCTTCAGCGACAAGCCGGCCACCACCGGGTGGGGCGCCGAGAAGATCGCGGCCGCGTGGGTGGAGCTAATGGCGCGGCTCGGCTACGACCGGTTCGCAGCCCACGGCGGCGACTGGGGAGGCAACATCACCACGGTGCTCGCCGGTCGATACCCGGCGCACGTCCTCGGCATCCACAGCACTTTCGCGGAGGGACCGCCCGGCCTGACCACGGACGGGCTGACGGCAGTGGAGCGCAGGTGGACCGAGGAGACCCGTGACTTCTACGAGGGCCCGAGCGGCGCGTACGCGAAGCAGCAGGCGACTCGGCCACAGACCATCGGCTACTCACTTGTCGACTCACCGGTCGGGCTGCTCGCCTGGATCCTCGACAAGTTCGCCGAGTGGTCGGACACCGAGGACAGCCCGTTCGAGACGATCTCCAGAGACCGGATCCTGGACGACGTCACCCTCTATTGGCTGACGCGGACGGGCGCATCAGCCGCCCGCATCTACTACGAGAGCCACAACTCGCTCGACCCCGAGCTGCGGGTCGACGTCCCGGCGGCCATCACGATGTATCCGCGCGACATCGAGAAGTGCCCGCGCCCGTGGGCGCAGGAGCGGTACCGCCAGATCGTCCGATGGAACGAGCCCGAACGCGGTGGACACTTCCCGTCGCTGGAAGTGCCCGAGTACTTCGTCAAAGACCTGCAAGAAGGCCTCGCGGCGGTGCTCGCCGGGTCTACGTTGCCTTGA
- a CDS encoding CGNR zinc finger domain-containing protein: protein MPVELPDFRLGSVLATSFTATLTERQGDSVERIPTPQRLIDWLAIYGLAVDSCTAAQLKCARGLRESIHAAATAAATEDTLPAAAVEIINDRSVQGQAAAVLTPEGEWQWRLGSSSVEDALSVIAADAISIIAGERAGKLALCASPTCQAAFFDTSQSRTRRWCDMGTCGNREKKARFNANHGKKARSTG, encoded by the coding sequence ATGCCTGTTGAGCTCCCTGACTTCCGCCTCGGCAGCGTGCTGGCGACCAGCTTCACGGCGACGCTGACGGAGCGTCAGGGCGACTCGGTGGAGCGCATCCCGACGCCGCAGCGACTCATCGACTGGCTGGCCATCTACGGCTTGGCCGTGGACTCCTGCACCGCCGCTCAGCTCAAATGCGCACGCGGGCTCAGGGAGTCGATCCACGCCGCCGCGACAGCAGCCGCGACCGAGGACACGCTCCCGGCCGCTGCTGTCGAGATCATCAATGACCGCAGCGTGCAGGGTCAGGCCGCAGCGGTCCTGACACCCGAGGGCGAGTGGCAGTGGCGGCTCGGCTCGTCCAGTGTGGAAGATGCCCTCAGCGTGATCGCCGCCGACGCGATCAGCATCATTGCGGGCGAACGAGCCGGGAAGTTGGCCCTATGCGCGTCACCGACCTGCCAGGCCGCGTTCTTCGACACCAGCCAAAGTCGTACGCGCCGATGGTGTGACATGGGTACGTGCGGGAACCGCGAAAAGAAGGCGCGCTTCAACGCCAACCACGGCAAGAAGGCCCGATCGACGGGGTGA
- a CDS encoding class I SAM-dependent methyltransferase, whose product MAAADFDPVAHNRAAWDRLADNDIEWSRPVSPEVIARAREGEWSVVLIGHEATPRDWFPAELAGARVLCLASGGGQQGPVLAAAGAVVTVLDNSPKQLSRDDEVAAREGVALRTVLGDMRDLGAFDDAEFDVIVNPVSNVFCPDLTPVWAEAFRVLRPGGTLMTGFMNPDVYLFDEAALDRDELVVRHRLPFSSLDLSEADRMRAYGTGPIEYSHSLTEQIGGQLAAGFILTHLSEAPHHADVTAQHFPAYIATRAAKPPST is encoded by the coding sequence GTGGCTGCAGCAGACTTTGACCCGGTCGCGCACAACCGTGCTGCCTGGGATCGCCTGGCCGACAACGACATCGAGTGGTCTCGGCCGGTGAGCCCGGAGGTCATCGCTCGTGCCCGTGAAGGCGAGTGGTCCGTGGTGCTCATCGGTCATGAGGCCACACCGCGCGACTGGTTCCCCGCCGAGCTGGCCGGTGCCCGCGTGCTCTGCCTCGCGTCGGGCGGGGGACAGCAAGGCCCGGTCCTCGCGGCTGCGGGTGCCGTGGTGACCGTGCTCGACAACTCGCCCAAGCAGCTGTCGCGCGACGACGAGGTCGCCGCTCGTGAGGGTGTGGCGCTGCGCACCGTCCTGGGCGACATGCGCGACCTCGGTGCCTTCGACGACGCCGAGTTCGACGTCATCGTCAACCCCGTGTCGAACGTGTTCTGCCCCGACCTCACGCCGGTCTGGGCCGAGGCGTTCCGCGTGCTGCGCCCCGGCGGGACACTGATGACCGGATTCATGAACCCGGACGTCTACCTCTTCGACGAAGCGGCGCTCGACCGTGACGAGCTCGTGGTGCGCCACCGGCTTCCCTTCAGCTCGCTCGATCTCTCGGAGGCCGACCGGATGCGGGCGTACGGGACCGGCCCCATCGAGTACAGCCACTCGCTGACCGAGCAGATCGGCGGGCAGCTGGCCGCCGGATTCATCCTCACCCACCTCAGCGAAGCGCCGCACCACGCCGATGTCACGGCCCAGCACTTCCCCGCCTACATCGCGACCCGAGCGGCCAAGCCACCCTCGACGTGA
- a CDS encoding WhiB family transcriptional regulator gives MSTNTFHTIDVAPAPPPWLVAGALCNGAADPDRWWPTRRASRRKHRAHAAAVCAGCPVRAACLTYAQEAGQEYGIWGGLSEQDRRDLRRTP, from the coding sequence GTGAGTACCAACACTTTTCACACGATTGACGTGGCTCCCGCACCACCGCCGTGGCTGGTGGCCGGCGCGCTGTGCAACGGGGCCGCTGACCCGGACCGGTGGTGGCCGACCCGGCGCGCAAGTCGTCGCAAGCACCGCGCCCATGCCGCTGCCGTGTGTGCAGGTTGTCCGGTGCGTGCGGCGTGCCTGACGTACGCACAAGAAGCCGGTCAGGAGTACGGCATCTGGGGCGGACTCAGCGAGCAGGACCGACGCGACCTGAGGCGTACACCATGA
- a CDS encoding HAD family hydrolase, with translation MIRAVVFDVGECLVDETREYGTWADWLGVPRHTFAAVFGAVIAQGRDYRETFQVFQPGFDLTRERVKRAEAGQPEWFGEDDLYADVRASLSRLRADGLWVGIAGNQTVRAGGLLRGLELPTDMVATSDDWGASKPDTAFFDHVVEAAPAAAGEILYVGDRLDNDIRPAAATGLLTALIRRGPWGTIQQDDPAADAIPTMRIDSLVELPQRVAAFNAEVR, from the coding sequence GTGATTCGTGCGGTGGTCTTCGACGTTGGTGAGTGCCTGGTGGACGAGACCCGGGAGTACGGGACTTGGGCGGACTGGTTGGGTGTGCCGCGGCATACGTTCGCTGCTGTCTTCGGGGCGGTCATCGCGCAGGGACGTGACTACCGAGAGACGTTCCAGGTCTTCCAGCCTGGGTTCGACCTGACGAGGGAGCGAGTCAAGCGCGCCGAGGCCGGTCAGCCGGAGTGGTTCGGTGAGGACGACCTGTACGCGGACGTCCGAGCAAGCCTGAGCCGGCTCCGTGCGGACGGCTTATGGGTGGGCATCGCAGGCAATCAGACAGTGCGGGCCGGAGGCCTCCTTCGCGGCCTGGAGCTGCCGACCGACATGGTCGCGACCAGTGATGACTGGGGCGCCTCCAAGCCAGACACGGCGTTCTTCGATCACGTCGTTGAGGCCGCGCCCGCCGCAGCTGGCGAAATCTTGTACGTCGGTGATCGCCTCGACAACGACATCCGCCCTGCTGCCGCGACAGGCCTGCTGACCGCCCTGATCCGGCGAGGCCCATGGGGCACGATCCAGCAGGACGACCCAGCCGCTGATGCGATCCCGACGATGCGGATCGACTCGCTGGTCGAGCTCCCACAGCGGGTTGCAGCCTTCAACGCAGAAGTGCGTTGA
- a CDS encoding DUF4913 domain-containing protein, which translates to MVGRLTALWKACEHLRLDPATGPSVMWRDHMDHHMSVMMSGDVAFAGCSQDKGRAARSERKGLAVQRSAGRAVRRHPARPVPAGTRAGDLDGPRARPTRVPDSCQPSRSASAPSRALVVAGPLAPTVGGSRDR; encoded by the coding sequence GTGGTCGGGCGGCTGACCGCGCTGTGGAAGGCGTGCGAGCACCTGCGGCTCGATCCGGCCACCGGACCATCAGTGATGTGGCGTGACCACATGGACCACCACATGAGCGTGATGATGTCCGGCGACGTCGCGTTCGCCGGATGCAGCCAGGACAAGGGCCGTGCCGCACGCAGCGAGCGAAAAGGTCTTGCCGTGCAGCGATCCGCCGGCCGAGCTGTACGCCGTCACCCCGCCCGACCTGTCCCCGCCGGCACCAGGGCCGGCGACCTCGACGGTCCAAGGGCAAGACCTACTCGCGTCCCAGACAGCTGTCAGCCTTCGCGCTCAGCTTCTGCGCCTTCGCGCGCTCTCGTCGTTGCTGGTCCGCTTGCGCCGACCGTGGGGGGATCACGTGATCGATGA
- a CDS encoding DUF4041 domain-containing protein, which produces MSTSTAAPGWHPDPWGRYEYRWWDGSSWTNQVSRSGQVTQDEIDSAPAPDRTTSTDQPSAAVHSSSPGGGATSSPALQVQSDVKVTAFNAKKVAGQLLQENRGLRQEVATLRSVVDQFGGLEAAEVARRTEQLRTTETDLTQQVTATRTELDQIRDEVVVNRDRVELESEFGIYDYEHPAEASATLATDLEAVRAQIKATNKTGIATVATTNFTYNNSSAKGRTFVGQMSRIMLRWYNAEAESAVKSVKAGNLESALKRLTKVQEQVAKQGRMIDLTITADYHQLRLRELELAARHLQAVAAEKEREREYRAQLREQRVVEAEIAKEKERLAKERAHYVNSIQRLRDSGDEAAAVELEAKLAAIDEEIAQADYRAANIRAGYVYVISNVGAFGEQVVKIGMTRRLEPMDRIRELGDASVPFRFDVHALFFSDDAVGVETMLHRTFAAERLNKVNLRREFFRVSPDRVLQALQTHDVAVLEFRLEAAADEYRASRPGEAFEAHIPTP; this is translated from the coding sequence ATGTCGACATCAACTGCTGCGCCGGGTTGGCACCCCGATCCTTGGGGCCGGTATGAGTACCGGTGGTGGGACGGCTCGTCCTGGACGAACCAGGTCTCCCGTTCTGGGCAGGTGACGCAGGACGAGATCGACTCGGCTCCCGCGCCCGATCGAACGACGTCCACCGACCAGCCATCCGCTGCAGTACACAGCAGCAGCCCTGGTGGCGGCGCCACGAGCTCACCGGCGCTGCAGGTGCAGTCGGATGTCAAGGTCACCGCCTTCAACGCCAAGAAGGTCGCCGGTCAGCTCCTGCAGGAGAACCGCGGCCTACGCCAAGAGGTGGCCACCTTGCGGTCGGTGGTCGATCAGTTCGGTGGCCTCGAGGCGGCCGAGGTCGCCCGGCGCACCGAACAGCTACGCACGACAGAGACCGACCTGACCCAGCAGGTGACGGCGACCCGCACCGAGCTCGACCAGATCCGTGATGAGGTTGTCGTCAACCGCGACCGCGTCGAGCTGGAGAGCGAGTTCGGCATCTACGACTACGAGCACCCCGCGGAGGCCTCTGCCACGCTCGCGACCGACTTGGAGGCGGTGCGCGCTCAAATCAAGGCCACCAACAAGACCGGCATCGCCACCGTTGCCACCACCAACTTCACCTACAACAACTCCTCGGCCAAGGGCCGCACGTTCGTCGGGCAGATGAGCCGCATCATGCTGCGCTGGTACAACGCCGAGGCGGAGAGTGCGGTGAAGTCAGTCAAGGCCGGCAACCTCGAGTCCGCGCTGAAGCGCCTGACCAAGGTGCAGGAGCAGGTCGCCAAGCAGGGCCGGATGATCGACCTGACCATCACCGCCGATTACCACCAGCTGCGCCTGCGCGAGCTGGAGCTGGCAGCCCGCCACCTCCAGGCCGTCGCGGCGGAGAAGGAGCGCGAGCGGGAATACCGTGCGCAGCTGCGCGAGCAGCGCGTTGTCGAGGCCGAGATCGCCAAGGAGAAGGAACGGTTGGCCAAGGAGCGAGCCCACTACGTGAACTCGATCCAGCGGCTGCGCGACAGCGGCGACGAGGCTGCGGCAGTGGAGCTGGAGGCTAAGCTCGCGGCCATCGATGAGGAGATCGCGCAGGCGGACTACCGGGCGGCGAACATCCGCGCTGGGTACGTCTACGTCATCTCCAACGTCGGCGCGTTCGGTGAGCAGGTCGTCAAGATCGGGATGACACGGCGGCTGGAGCCGATGGATCGGATCCGGGAGCTGGGGGATGCGTCAGTGCCGTTCAGGTTCGACGTGCACGCGTTGTTCTTCAGCGATGACGCTGTGGGCGTCGAGACGATGCTGCACCGCACCTTCGCCGCCGAGCGGCTCAACAAGGTCAACCTGCGGCGGGAGTTCTTCCGAGTCTCGCCCGATCGGGTCCTGCAGGCGCTGCAGACGCACGACGTGGCGGTGTTGGAGTTCCGGCTGGAGGCCGCGGCAGACGAGTACCGGGCCAGTCGGCCCGGTGAGGCATTCGAAGCCCACATCCCGACGCCGTAG
- a CDS encoding DUF4113 domain-containing protein → MDDIEARFDGGTVGFGAIGLRGRRRWETRREMLSRQATTRWASCARSEPDLRSSACRRNVRPRRCSCSPITPSGSTH, encoded by the coding sequence GTGGATGACATCGAGGCCCGATTCGACGGCGGGACAGTGGGATTCGGCGCCATTGGACTGCGTGGCAGGCGGAGATGGGAGACGCGCCGCGAGATGCTGTCGCGTCAGGCGACGACACGGTGGGCGAGCTGCGCGAGGTCAGAACCGGACCTCCGGTCGAGTGCGTGCCGACGCAACGTGCGGCCGAGGCGGTGCTCGTGTTCGCCGATCACTCCGTCCGGGTCCACGCACTGA